In the genome of Nocardioides sp. NBC_00368, the window CGCTCGGGTGAGATCAGGCCGCGCTCGAGGATCAGCTCGGCGACGCCACGACCGGTGCGGAGCGCCTCGCGGGCGATCTCGGTCGCGGCGACGTACCCGATCTCCGGGTTGAGCGCGGTGACGAGCCCGATGGAGCGCTCGACCTGAGCCCGGGTCAGCTCCCCGTTGACCGTGATGCCGCGTACGCAGCGCTCCGCGAGCACACGGCAGGCGGCGGCCAGGTGGGTGATGCTGGCGACCAGCGAGTGCAGGATCACCGGCTCGAACGCGTTGAGCTGAAGCTGACCGGCCTCGGCGGCCATGGTGACGGTGACGTCGTTGCCGATCACCTCGAACGCGACCTGGTTGACGACCTCCGGGATGACCGGGTTGACCTTGCCCGGCATGATCGAGGACCCGGCCTGGACCGGGGGCAGGTTGATCTCGCCGAGGCCGGCTCGCGGCCCGGAGGAGAGCAGCCGCAGGTCGTTGCAGGTCTTGGACACCTTGACCGCGACCCGCTTGAGCACGCCGGAGAGGTGGACGAACGCCCCGCAGTCCTGGGTCGCCTCGATCAGGTCCGGGGCGGTCACCAACGGCAGACCGGTGATCTCGGCCAGGTGACGGCGAGCGATCTCGGCGTAGCCGGCGGGCGCGTTGAGGCCGGTGCCGATCGCGGTCGCGCCCAGGTTGATCTCGTGCAGCAGGGTGACCGCCTCCTGCAGCCGGAGCCGGTCCTCGCCCAGCATCACCGCGTAGGTGCGAAACTCCTGGCCGACCGTCATCGGCACGGCGTCCTGGAGCTGCGTACGTCCCATCTTGAGGACGCCGGCGAACTCCTCGGCCTTCGCGGCGAAGGCGTCCTCGAGGACGCGCATGGCGTCGGCCAGCGCGCCGACCGCGATGATGGTCGCGATGTTGACGGCGGTGGGATAGGCGTCGTTGGTCGACTGGCTGAGGTTGACGTGCTCGTTGGGGTGGAGCTGGTCGTAGCCGCCCTTCTCGTGACCGAGCAGCTCCAGGGCCCGGTTGGCGATGACCTCGTTGGCGTTCATGTTGGTCGAGGTGCCGGCGCCACCCTGGATGACGTCGACGACGAACTGGTCGTGCAGCTTCCCGGTACGGATCTCCTGGCACGCCGACGCGATCGCCCCGGCACGCTCGGGATCGAGGAGGCCGAGCTCGAGGTTGGCGAGCGCGGCGGCCTCCTTGACGGCGCTGAGCGCGTTCACCAGGTGCGGATAGGTGCCGATCGTGGTGCCGGTGATCGGGAAGTTGGCGCGGGCGCGGGCCGTGTGGACGCCCCAGTACGCCTCCGCGGGGACGTCGAGATCGCCGAGCAGGTCGTGCTCGCGGCGGGTCGGTGGGGTCATGGCTTCTCCGTCGGGTCGAGAGCGGTCGGGGTGAGCGCCGCGGCCGGGCGCAGCGCGGTGGGCGCGAACGGGGCGAGCACGCCGGGGTCGACCCCGGCCTCGGCCAGGAGGGCGAGCAACGCCGGCAGGCGGGCCCGATCGGCTCCGTCGGCGACCTTGAGCGCGAGGCTGGTGCCGTCGGGCAGGGCGGCGACCTGGACGCCTTCGAACCCGTCCTTGGCGAGCAGTCCGGGCACCGCCCGCATCAGGGCGGTGACGTCACGACGACTGCCTGCGACCATCTCGGGGTGGCGGCGCATCGCCGTGGCGACCCGGTGTTCCGCGCTGCCCTCAGGGGCGAGCACGAGGCTCCGCGCGGCGCGAGCGAGGCCGTGCAGCGAGACCGCGAACAACGGGGTGCCGCAGCCGTCGGCGGTCACCGTCGCGACCCGCTGGCCGGTGAGCTCCTCGACGGTGGCACGGATGACCTCCTGGAGCGAGTGCGCGGGATCGAGGTAGCGGTCGTGCGCCCACCCCGCGGCCGCGCAGGTCGCAACCATCGCGGCGTGCTTGCCCGAGCAGTTGTGCGCGAGCCGGCTCCGCTGCCCGTCGGCGCGCAGCCAGGACTCCCGCTCGATCGGGTCGTACGGCAGGTCCGGCGGGTTCTGCAGGGCGTCCTCGCCGAGGCCCGCTGAGGCCAGCAATTGGCGCGCTCCGGCGAGGTGGACCGTCTCACCGGAGTGGCTGGCCGCGGCGAGCGCGAGCAGATCGTCGCCGACATCGAGCCCGGCGCGCACCATCGCCACCGCCTGCATCGGCTTGGCCGCCGACCGCGGGTAGAACGCGGCCTCGACGTCGCCGACCGCCAGGCGTACGCGGCCCTCGGGATCGAGGAGGACGGCCGAGCCGTGATGGACACCTTCGACCATCTCGCCACGCCAGACCTCGACCAGAGGCTGGTGGGCGGGCACCCGCATCGGAGCCGCGTCGGCGACCGGTGTCACGAGGTGGGGCAGGCTCATCACACCTCCATCTCGGAGGTGTCGATGCGATCGCGGACGAGGAACCAGCCGCCGACCAGCGCCACCAGCAGCACCGGCATCGCGAGCAGGGTGATCCGGCCGACGTGGTCGAAGAACATCAGGATCAGGACCAGGGCCAGGAACCCCAGCGCGATGAACTGCGGCATCGGTGACCGCGGCACCCGGAAGGCCGGCCGCTCGAACTCTCCGGCGCGGCTGCGGCGCACGAAGATCGTGTGGCTGATCAGGATGATCGCCCACGTCGCGATGATGCCGACCGAGGCCAGGTTGAGGACGATCTCGAACGCCTGGGCGGGCACGACGTAGTTCAGCCCGACACCGAGGACGCAGACGGCAGCGGTCATCAGGATGCCGCCGTAGGGCACCTTGTGCCGGTTCATCGCCGCGGCGAAGCGGGGGGCGGTGCCGGCCGCGGCGAGGGATCGCAGGATCCGGCCCGTGGAGTAGAGCCCGGAGTTGAGGCTCGACATCGCGGCGGTGAGGACCACCAGGTTCATCACGTCGCCCGCACCGGGCACGCCGACGCGCGACAGCACGGTCACGAACGGGCTCTCGTCGGCGGAGTAGGCCGACCACGGCAGCAGCATCGCGAGCAGCACGACCGAGCCGACGTAGAAGATGCCGATGCGCCAGATGATCGTGTTGATCGCCCGGGGCATGACGCGGCGCGGGTCCGCGGTCTCGCCGGCGGCGACGCCGACCAGCTCGATGGAGGCGTAGGCGAAGATGACGCCCTGGATCACCAGGACCATCGGGAGGATGCCGGCGGGGAACATGCCGCCGTGCTCGGTGATCAGCTGCGGCCCGGGGGTGGTGC includes:
- a CDS encoding amino acid permease — encoded protein: MTLPTSTGTEALPSPADAGDEGYGKSLTPRHITMIAIGGAIGTGLFLGAGGRLASAGPSLAIAYAACGLVAFIVVRCLGELILYRPSSGAFVSYAREFLGEKGAYTAGWMYFLNWSTTGIADITAIALYAHYWSFFAPVPQWVLALGALVIVLALNLLSVRLFGEMEFWFALIKVATLVVFMAIAIFLIVTRHPIDGTTPGPQLITEHGGMFPAGILPMVLVIQGVIFAYASIELVGVAAGETADPRRVMPRAINTIIWRIGIFYVGSVVLLAMLLPWSAYSADESPFVTVLSRVGVPGAGDVMNLVVLTAAMSSLNSGLYSTGRILRSLAAAGTAPRFAAAMNRHKVPYGGILMTAAVCVLGVGLNYVVPAQAFEIVLNLASVGIIATWAIILISHTIFVRRSRAGEFERPAFRVPRSPMPQFIALGFLALVLILMFFDHVGRITLLAMPVLLVALVGGWFLVRDRIDTSEMEV
- the aspA gene encoding aspartate ammonia-lyase, which encodes MTPPTRREHDLLGDLDVPAEAYWGVHTARARANFPITGTTIGTYPHLVNALSAVKEAAALANLELGLLDPERAGAIASACQEIRTGKLHDQFVVDVIQGGAGTSTNMNANEVIANRALELLGHEKGGYDQLHPNEHVNLSQSTNDAYPTAVNIATIIAVGALADAMRVLEDAFAAKAEEFAGVLKMGRTQLQDAVPMTVGQEFRTYAVMLGEDRLRLQEAVTLLHEINLGATAIGTGLNAPAGYAEIARRHLAEITGLPLVTAPDLIEATQDCGAFVHLSGVLKRVAVKVSKTCNDLRLLSSGPRAGLGEINLPPVQAGSSIMPGKVNPVIPEVVNQVAFEVIGNDVTVTMAAEAGQLQLNAFEPVILHSLVASITHLAAACRVLAERCVRGITVNGELTRAQVERSIGLVTALNPEIGYVAATEIAREALRTGRGVAELILERGLISPERLAHLLRPEQLAQPATADPGQLVT
- a CDS encoding asparaginase, encoding MSLPHLVTPVADAAPMRVPAHQPLVEVWRGEMVEGVHHGSAVLLDPEGRVRLAVGDVEAAFYPRSAAKPMQAVAMVRAGLDVGDDLLALAAASHSGETVHLAGARQLLASAGLGEDALQNPPDLPYDPIERESWLRADGQRSRLAHNCSGKHAAMVATCAAAGWAHDRYLDPAHSLQEVIRATVEELTGQRVATVTADGCGTPLFAVSLHGLARAARSLVLAPEGSAEHRVATAMRRHPEMVAGSRRDVTALMRAVPGLLAKDGFEGVQVAALPDGTSLALKVADGADRARLPALLALLAEAGVDPGVLAPFAPTALRPAAALTPTALDPTEKP